From Coffea arabica cultivar ET-39 chromosome 10e, Coffea Arabica ET-39 HiFi, whole genome shotgun sequence, one genomic window encodes:
- the LOC113712412 gene encoding beta-1,3-galactosyltransferase 7 isoform X1, giving the protein MKSRSSGKVSVKWIPIFSISFFFIGMLFTNRFWVPPESGGQLISQHRREQELQIISEDCTTKKKSGEQDKDVMDEVYKTHEAIQTLDKSISMLQMELAASRSSKEMGKPDRSSSASSKEGAPRKKAFIVIGINTAFSSRKRRDSVRETWMPQGEKLVKLEEEKGIVVRFMIGHSATSNSILDRAIDSEEAQHKDFLRLEHVEGYHELSAKTKIFFSTAVAKWDADFYVKVDDDVHVNLGVLGATLARHRSKPRIYIGCMKSGPVLSSKNVKYHEPEYWKFGEEGNKYFRHATGQIYAISKDLATYISINQPILHKYANEDVSLGSWFIGLEVEHIDERSMCCATPPECEWKAQAGNVCVASFDWSCSGICKSVEKIRFVHERCGEGEEAVWNALF; this is encoded by the exons ATGAAGAGCAGAAGCAGTGGAAAAGTGTCTGTGAAATGGATTCCTATTTTCtctatttccttcttctttattGGCATGCTCTTTACTAACAG ATTTTGGGTCCCACCAGAATCTGGCGGTCAGCTGATATCTCAGCACAGACGGGAGCAAGAGCTTCAGATCATCTCTGAGGACTGTACAACCAAGAAG AAATCAGGAGAACAGGATAAGGATGTGATGGATGAGGTTTATAAAACCCATGAAGCAATTCA GACATTGGACAAGTCGATTTCGATGCTTCAGATGGAGTTGGCGGCCAGTAGGAGTAGCAAGGAAATGGGGAAACCTGATAGGAGTTCATCTGCATCTTCCAAAGAAGGGGCTCCAAGAAAGAAGGCGTTCATAGTTATTGGAATCAATACTGCTTTTAGTAGCAGGAAAAGGCGTGATTCAGTTAGAGAGACATGGATGCCTCAAG GTGAAAAGCTTGTCAAACTGGAGGAAGAGAAGGGGATTGTTGTCCGTTTTATGATTGGCCATAG TGCAACATCTAACAGCATACTGGACCGAGCTATTGATTCTGAAGAAGCTCAACACAAGGATTTCCTCAGGCTG GAGCATGTAGAAGGATACCATGAATTATCagctaaaacaaaaattttcttctcCACTGCTGTAGCAAAGTGGGATGCTGATTTCTATGTCAAGGTTGATGATGATGTACATGTGAATCTGG GTGTGCTAGGTGCAACTCTTGCGCGTCAtagatcaaaaccaagaatttacATTGGATGTATGAAATCTGGGCCTGTTCTTTCTTCAAA GAATGTCAAATACCATGAGCCGGAGTACTGGAAATTTGGAGAAGAAGGAAACAAGTATTTTAGACATGCAACTGGGCAGATTTATGCGATTTCAAAGGATTTAGCTACTTACATCTCAATTAACCA GCCGATATTGCACAAGTATGCAAATGAAGATGTATCACTAGGTTCGTGGTTTATAGGTCTTGAAGTTGAGCACATTGATGAGCGCAGCATGTGCTGTGCAACCCCACCAG AATGTGAATGGAAGGCGCAGGCTGGAAATGTATGTGTTGCTTCATTTGATTGGAGCTGCAGTGGAATTTGCAAATCAGTAGAGAAAATCAGATTTGTACATGAAAGGTGTGGTGAGGGAGAAGAAGCCGTCTGGAAtgctttattttaa
- the LOC113712412 gene encoding beta-1,3-galactosyltransferase 7 isoform X3, whose translation MDEVYKTHEAIQTLDKSISMLQMELAASRSSKEMGKPDRSSSASSKEGAPRKKAFIVIGINTAFSSRKRRDSVRETWMPQGEKLVKLEEEKGIVVRFMIGHSATSNSILDRAIDSEEAQHKDFLRLEHVEGYHELSAKTKIFFSTAVAKWDADFYVKVDDDVHVNLGVLGATLARHRSKPRIYIGCMKSGPVLSSKNVKYHEPEYWKFGEEGNKYFRHATGQIYAISKDLATYISINQPILHKYANEDVSLGSWFIGLEVEHIDERSMCCATPPECEWKAQAGNVCVASFDWSCSGICKSVEKIRFVHERCGEGEEAVWNALF comes from the exons ATGGATGAGGTTTATAAAACCCATGAAGCAATTCA GACATTGGACAAGTCGATTTCGATGCTTCAGATGGAGTTGGCGGCCAGTAGGAGTAGCAAGGAAATGGGGAAACCTGATAGGAGTTCATCTGCATCTTCCAAAGAAGGGGCTCCAAGAAAGAAGGCGTTCATAGTTATTGGAATCAATACTGCTTTTAGTAGCAGGAAAAGGCGTGATTCAGTTAGAGAGACATGGATGCCTCAAG GTGAAAAGCTTGTCAAACTGGAGGAAGAGAAGGGGATTGTTGTCCGTTTTATGATTGGCCATAG TGCAACATCTAACAGCATACTGGACCGAGCTATTGATTCTGAAGAAGCTCAACACAAGGATTTCCTCAGGCTG GAGCATGTAGAAGGATACCATGAATTATCagctaaaacaaaaattttcttctcCACTGCTGTAGCAAAGTGGGATGCTGATTTCTATGTCAAGGTTGATGATGATGTACATGTGAATCTGG GTGTGCTAGGTGCAACTCTTGCGCGTCAtagatcaaaaccaagaatttacATTGGATGTATGAAATCTGGGCCTGTTCTTTCTTCAAA GAATGTCAAATACCATGAGCCGGAGTACTGGAAATTTGGAGAAGAAGGAAACAAGTATTTTAGACATGCAACTGGGCAGATTTATGCGATTTCAAAGGATTTAGCTACTTACATCTCAATTAACCA GCCGATATTGCACAAGTATGCAAATGAAGATGTATCACTAGGTTCGTGGTTTATAGGTCTTGAAGTTGAGCACATTGATGAGCGCAGCATGTGCTGTGCAACCCCACCAG AATGTGAATGGAAGGCGCAGGCTGGAAATGTATGTGTTGCTTCATTTGATTGGAGCTGCAGTGGAATTTGCAAATCAGTAGAGAAAATCAGATTTGTACATGAAAGGTGTGGTGAGGGAGAAGAAGCCGTCTGGAAtgctttattttaa
- the LOC113712412 gene encoding beta-1,3-galactosyltransferase 7 isoform X2: MKSRSSGKVSVKWIPIFSISFFFIGMLFTNRFWVPPESGGQLISQHRREQELQIISEDCTTKKKSGEQDKDVMDEVYKTHEAIQTLDKSISMLQMELAASRSSKEMGKPDRSSSASSKEGAPRKKAFIVIGINTAFSSRKRRDSVRETWMPQGEKLVKLEEEKGIVVRFMIGHSILDRAIDSEEAQHKDFLRLEHVEGYHELSAKTKIFFSTAVAKWDADFYVKVDDDVHVNLGVLGATLARHRSKPRIYIGCMKSGPVLSSKNVKYHEPEYWKFGEEGNKYFRHATGQIYAISKDLATYISINQPILHKYANEDVSLGSWFIGLEVEHIDERSMCCATPPECEWKAQAGNVCVASFDWSCSGICKSVEKIRFVHERCGEGEEAVWNALF, encoded by the exons ATGAAGAGCAGAAGCAGTGGAAAAGTGTCTGTGAAATGGATTCCTATTTTCtctatttccttcttctttattGGCATGCTCTTTACTAACAG ATTTTGGGTCCCACCAGAATCTGGCGGTCAGCTGATATCTCAGCACAGACGGGAGCAAGAGCTTCAGATCATCTCTGAGGACTGTACAACCAAGAAG AAATCAGGAGAACAGGATAAGGATGTGATGGATGAGGTTTATAAAACCCATGAAGCAATTCA GACATTGGACAAGTCGATTTCGATGCTTCAGATGGAGTTGGCGGCCAGTAGGAGTAGCAAGGAAATGGGGAAACCTGATAGGAGTTCATCTGCATCTTCCAAAGAAGGGGCTCCAAGAAAGAAGGCGTTCATAGTTATTGGAATCAATACTGCTTTTAGTAGCAGGAAAAGGCGTGATTCAGTTAGAGAGACATGGATGCCTCAAG GTGAAAAGCTTGTCAAACTGGAGGAAGAGAAGGGGATTGTTGTCCGTTTTATGATTGGCCATAG CATACTGGACCGAGCTATTGATTCTGAAGAAGCTCAACACAAGGATTTCCTCAGGCTG GAGCATGTAGAAGGATACCATGAATTATCagctaaaacaaaaattttcttctcCACTGCTGTAGCAAAGTGGGATGCTGATTTCTATGTCAAGGTTGATGATGATGTACATGTGAATCTGG GTGTGCTAGGTGCAACTCTTGCGCGTCAtagatcaaaaccaagaatttacATTGGATGTATGAAATCTGGGCCTGTTCTTTCTTCAAA GAATGTCAAATACCATGAGCCGGAGTACTGGAAATTTGGAGAAGAAGGAAACAAGTATTTTAGACATGCAACTGGGCAGATTTATGCGATTTCAAAGGATTTAGCTACTTACATCTCAATTAACCA GCCGATATTGCACAAGTATGCAAATGAAGATGTATCACTAGGTTCGTGGTTTATAGGTCTTGAAGTTGAGCACATTGATGAGCGCAGCATGTGCTGTGCAACCCCACCAG AATGTGAATGGAAGGCGCAGGCTGGAAATGTATGTGTTGCTTCATTTGATTGGAGCTGCAGTGGAATTTGCAAATCAGTAGAGAAAATCAGATTTGTACATGAAAGGTGTGGTGAGGGAGAAGAAGCCGTCTGGAAtgctttattttaa